The Saccharomonospora cyanea NA-134 genome includes a region encoding these proteins:
- a CDS encoding urease accessory protein UreD yields the protein MPGGARGGHHHARRRGAGPTSGSQATLATPGAWWLERMFEAFDPWPVNVAFLGRGTTVSREALLEQVRAEAAGFKCHEDRGAIPAVIDAALTVADDSGVQVAVHSDTPNEAGFVEDLIRTAGGRTFHSYHTEGAGGGHTPDIIRIAGERNVLPSSTTPIRPFTVNTVDEQLDMVLVAHHLNPKVPTELAFAESRVRTTTIAAEQHASTEVRLFASGTRSNPGSLPLHRDAGTRTARHGTPSPARQTGAQCGHHATFPTSADAAAHSGQGIDPWTTGPHGEQPRMTTVVHVAEDATLVRLADPSSPPATAITSMTSADVRVDLDPGARLLLREELLLGRYGEQPGTVRQRTRVRFGGRPLYHQDPHIGPAAPAWNSPSVAGDHTALGSVLLVDPAFDERRLRTRIQPAGAAALPLAGPAVVLTVLAHDALSLRRQLTCGLSENATPAVPHPAPGKENYHA from the coding sequence GTGCCGGGTGGCGCTCGAGGCGGGCATCACCACGCTCGTCGACGGGGGGCCGGCCCCACCAGCGGTTCACAGGCCACGCTCGCCACACCGGGAGCGTGGTGGCTGGAACGGATGTTCGAGGCTTTCGACCCGTGGCCGGTCAACGTGGCGTTCCTCGGCCGAGGCACCACCGTGTCACGGGAGGCACTGCTCGAACAGGTCCGGGCCGAGGCGGCGGGGTTCAAGTGCCACGAGGACCGGGGTGCCATTCCCGCGGTGATCGACGCCGCCCTCACCGTGGCCGACGACTCCGGTGTGCAGGTCGCGGTGCACAGCGACACGCCCAACGAGGCAGGCTTCGTCGAGGATCTCATCCGGACCGCTGGTGGCCGGACCTTCCACAGCTACCACACCGAAGGCGCCGGCGGCGGCCACACCCCGGACATCATCCGTATCGCGGGTGAGCGCAACGTCCTGCCCTCATCGACCACACCCATCCGGCCGTTCACGGTCAACACGGTCGACGAGCAGCTGGACATGGTCCTCGTCGCCCACCACCTCAACCCGAAGGTGCCGACCGAGCTGGCCTTCGCCGAGAGTCGCGTGCGGACGACGACGATCGCCGCCGAGCAGCACGCGAGCACCGAGGTGCGTCTCTTTGCGTCGGGAACACGCTCCAACCCCGGCAGCCTGCCGCTCCACCGCGATGCGGGCACACGCACTGCTCGCCACGGAACTCCTTCACCCGCCCGGCAAACCGGGGCGCAGTGCGGTCACCACGCTACGTTCCCAACCTCCGCTGACGCTGCGGCACACTCTGGCCAAGGAATCGACCCGTGGACCACGGGCCCTCACGGCGAGCAGCCCCGGATGACGACCGTCGTCCACGTGGCCGAGGACGCCACCCTCGTCCGGCTGGCCGATCCCTCATCGCCGCCCGCGACTGCCATCACCTCAATGACGTCCGCGGACGTCCGCGTCGACCTCGATCCGGGTGCGCGCCTGCTTCTACGCGAGGAACTGCTCCTCGGCAGGTACGGTGAGCAGCCGGGCACCGTGCGCCAACGGACCCGCGTGCGCTTCGGTGGCCGCCCGCTGTACCACCAGGACCCGCACATCGGTCCCGCGGCGCCCGCCTGGAACAGTCCCTCGGTCGCCGGCGACCACACCGCCCTCGGCTCCGTCCTCCTCGTCGATCCCGCCTTCGACGAGCGGCGACTCCGTACCCGGATCCAGCCAGCCGGTGCCGCCGCGCTCCCGTTGGCGGGACCCGCCGTCGTGCTCACCGTGCTCGCCCATGACGCCCTCTCGCTACGGCGGCAGCTCACCTGTGGACTGTCCGAAAACGCCACACCAGCCGTGCCACATCCGGCTCCGGGCAAGGAGAATTACCATGCCTGA